In Deltaproteobacteria bacterium, a single genomic region encodes these proteins:
- a CDS encoding N-acetyltransferase encodes MIRKAKIHDAKIIHGLLHYYADRGLLLPRSLSDIYDHIRDYFVNVDGEDDKVTGVCSTHIVWENLAEIRSLAVEETEHGRKIGSRLVEACLSDAVTLGIFRIFTLTYVPDYFKRFGFEIVDKSVLPHKVWADCIKCVKFPECDETAMLLEL; translated from the coding sequence ATGATTCGTAAAGCCAAGATACACGACGCCAAAATCATCCATGGTCTGTTGCATTATTATGCAGACAGAGGACTCCTGCTTCCCAGATCGTTGAGCGACATCTACGATCACATCCGGGACTATTTTGTGAACGTGGATGGAGAAGACGACAAGGTGACAGGCGTGTGCTCCACCCACATCGTTTGGGAAAACCTGGCCGAGATCCGCTCTCTGGCCGTCGAAGAGACGGAGCATGGCAGGAAGATCGGCAGCAGACTCGTGGAAGCGTGTCTTTCGGACGCCGTTACATTGGGTATTTTCAGGATCTTTACACTCACGTACGTTCCGGACTATTTCAAACGTTTCGGGTTTGAAATAGTGGACAAGTCCGTTTTGCCCCATAAGGTCTGGGCGGACTGCATCAAATGTGTGAAGTTTCCTGAATGCGATGAAACGGCCATGCTCCTTGAATTATGA
- a CDS encoding alpha-amylase has product MIIYNLFPTIVGPVTRWRPHLERAARMGFDWVFVNPFQAPGFSGSLYAVKDHFHFNPLLIDANDIRSARDQMKDTIAAGRELGLRFMADLVANHCSIDSPLVAKHPEWFDWAGDGKVVHPGCNTAEGRVTWGDLARIDHEKTADPEGLFGFFMEWIRFLLDLGFSGFRCDAAYQVPSAFWEKIILHTRDLNSDVVFTAETLGCSIPETVYTALSGFDYIFNSVKWWDLASDWLLEQYGLTRDVVRSIGFPESHDTTRLAEDVQGNEAALKQRYFLSAFFSSGVLMPIGYEFGFKKKLHVVETRPEDWESAEIDLTDFIASINEVKKQYALFVEDGPAKALKSFNDQVLLLWKASVRAGEEVLVVLNKDVYHRQQVTLQSPISFVQSGEALIDVSPVDRMSHIPDPFNYLLRPGEGRLLFSRWK; this is encoded by the coding sequence ATGATCATCTATAACCTGTTTCCAACCATCGTCGGGCCGGTGACTCGCTGGAGACCGCATTTGGAACGAGCGGCCCGAATGGGGTTTGATTGGGTGTTCGTGAACCCTTTTCAGGCTCCAGGCTTTTCGGGCAGCCTGTACGCCGTCAAGGATCATTTTCACTTCAATCCGTTATTGATCGATGCAAACGATATCCGTTCGGCGCGGGATCAGATGAAAGACACCATCGCGGCCGGCCGTGAACTGGGACTCAGGTTCATGGCGGACCTGGTGGCGAATCACTGTTCCATAGACTCTCCGCTCGTGGCGAAGCATCCGGAGTGGTTCGACTGGGCCGGGGACGGGAAGGTGGTTCATCCGGGCTGCAACACCGCCGAAGGACGGGTGACATGGGGTGACCTCGCACGCATCGACCACGAGAAGACCGCCGATCCGGAGGGCTTGTTCGGCTTTTTTATGGAATGGATCCGATTTCTCCTGGATTTGGGGTTTTCGGGGTTTCGCTGCGATGCCGCGTATCAAGTGCCGTCCGCGTTCTGGGAGAAGATCATCCTGCATACCAGAGACCTGAACTCGGATGTGGTGTTTACGGCGGAAACGCTGGGTTGCAGCATCCCCGAGACAGTTTATACGGCCCTGTCGGGTTTCGACTACATTTTCAACAGCGTAAAATGGTGGGATCTGGCTTCGGACTGGCTTTTAGAGCAGTACGGCCTCACACGCGACGTGGTGCGGTCCATCGGCTTTCCTGAGAGCCACGATACCACCCGTCTGGCGGAAGACGTTCAGGGTAATGAAGCCGCCTTAAAACAGCGCTATTTCTTGTCGGCTTTCTTTTCATCCGGTGTGCTGATGCCGATCGGATACGAGTTTGGGTTCAAAAAGAAACTGCACGTGGTGGAGACCCGCCCGGAAGACTGGGAATCCGCGGAGATCGACCTCACGGACTTCATTGCTTCGATCAACGAGGTCAAGAAACAGTATGCGCTTTTCGTGGAGGACGGGCCCGCAAAGGCCCTGAAGTCATTCAACGATCAGGTATTGTTACTTTGGAAGGCTTCGGTCAGGGCCGGCGAAGAGGTGCTGGTTGTCCTGAACAAGGACGTCTACCATCGACAGCAGGTGACGTTGCAGTCCCCGATCTCCTTTGTGCAATCCGGCGAAGCCCTGATTGACGTGTCTCCGGTGGACCGTATGTCGCACATACCCGACCCGTTCAATTATCTCCTACGGCCCGGAGAAGGCCGGTTACTTTTTTCGCGCTGGAAATGA
- a CDS encoding histidine phosphatase family protein has product MRGDFIYIIMVGLPARGKTTLSGKLQDSLRRDGIRCRVFNNGDLRRKLSKDNTSYPEFFDPKNKIGAALRERYAMMNLNHARTFVEGNRGKPKAAIIDATNVSSARRRMLLNELPEDRVLFIECINEDRDILDENIRYKVCTPEFSHLSTEEAIISFRKRIQYYQGIYTPLRTERNFVKVNTFHYRILEENLNDGVPFYDRIRDFLVTPFIKNLFLIRHGETYFNLEDRIGGDSGLTVGGLDQARALARHFKQKRIPLIFTSDRKRTIQTAIPIQEEQQGCKIITLEEFNEIDSGVCEGMSYAEIREKMPHVSATRKKDKYNYEYPEGEGYVSMEERIKRGVKKVLYLSSHSENIMIIGHRAVNRMILAHFVFKRKEDVPYIYVPQDKYYHMAINQNKKLFQLKKYS; this is encoded by the coding sequence ATGCGGGGAGATTTCATCTACATCATCATGGTGGGCCTTCCGGCACGGGGTAAAACCACCCTGTCCGGAAAATTGCAGGACAGCCTCCGACGGGACGGCATACGATGCCGGGTTTTCAATAATGGAGACTTACGACGAAAACTGTCCAAAGACAACACGAGCTACCCCGAATTCTTTGATCCCAAAAACAAAATCGGCGCGGCCCTGAGGGAGCGCTACGCGATGATGAACCTCAACCACGCGCGAACCTTTGTAGAGGGCAATCGGGGGAAACCCAAGGCCGCCATTATCGACGCCACCAACGTAAGCTCCGCACGCCGGCGGATGCTGCTCAATGAATTGCCGGAAGACCGGGTGCTGTTTATTGAGTGCATCAACGAAGATCGGGACATCCTCGACGAGAATATCCGATACAAAGTGTGTACTCCGGAATTTTCCCATTTGTCCACCGAGGAAGCCATCATCAGTTTCAGGAAGCGGATACAATATTATCAGGGAATTTACACGCCCCTTCGAACGGAACGCAACTTCGTAAAAGTGAATACATTCCATTACCGTATTCTCGAGGAGAACTTGAACGACGGCGTCCCATTTTATGATCGCATCCGCGATTTTCTCGTAACGCCGTTCATCAAGAATCTGTTTCTGATCCGTCATGGAGAGACCTACTTCAACCTGGAAGACAGGATCGGGGGGGATTCGGGGCTCACCGTGGGAGGGCTCGATCAGGCGCGGGCCTTAGCCCGTCACTTTAAACAAAAACGGATACCTCTCATCTTCACTTCGGACCGGAAGCGAACGATCCAGACGGCCATACCCATACAAGAGGAACAGCAAGGCTGCAAAATCATTACCCTTGAAGAGTTCAACGAAATCGACAGCGGCGTGTGCGAAGGCATGAGCTACGCCGAAATACGTGAAAAGATGCCGCACGTGTCCGCCACCCGGAAGAAGGATAAGTACAACTACGAGTATCCGGAAGGGGAGGGATACGTATCCATGGAGGAACGCATCAAGCGTGGGGTGAAAAAGGTCCTTTATTTAAGCAGCCATTCCGAGAACATCATGATCATCGGACACCGGGCCGTAAATCGCATGATTCTCGCTCATTTCGTATTCAAGCGTAAAGAAGACGTGCCTTACATATACGTCCCGCAGGATAAGTATTATCATATGGCCATCAATCAGAATAAGAAACTGTTTCAACTGAAAAAATACTCCTGA
- a CDS encoding acetate--CoA ligase family protein, with amino-acid sequence MTGADEVNKILDRALEEGRKQLSEHESKRVLAAYGIPVTREVLVRNEGALVEAARKIGYPLVMKACAPELAHKTEQNLVRVDVRNDGEALGAFREIVSNMRGISDEVLVQEMVRGRRELVVGLNRDPQFGPCVMFGLGGVFTEILKDVCFRIAPLSRRDALDMMQEIRGRKILGAVRGMEPADLESLAHILVEVGRLGLEAERILEIDINPLILSKGKPVAVDAFIALGPSG; translated from the coding sequence ATGACAGGCGCCGATGAAGTCAACAAAATCCTAGACCGCGCATTGGAAGAAGGGCGTAAACAGCTTTCCGAGCACGAGTCCAAGCGCGTGCTGGCTGCGTATGGAATCCCGGTCACCCGGGAAGTCCTGGTCAGGAATGAGGGTGCGCTCGTTGAAGCCGCACGGAAAATCGGTTACCCGTTGGTGATGAAAGCGTGCGCGCCGGAGTTGGCTCACAAGACCGAACAGAATCTCGTTCGCGTGGACGTGCGGAACGACGGTGAAGCTTTAGGGGCCTTTAGAGAGATAGTGTCCAATATGCGTGGTATATCCGACGAGGTTCTCGTTCAGGAGATGGTTCGAGGTCGCCGGGAGCTGGTGGTGGGATTGAATAGAGACCCTCAGTTCGGTCCTTGTGTGATGTTCGGGCTGGGGGGCGTGTTCACCGAGATTCTGAAGGATGTGTGTTTTCGAATCGCTCCCTTGAGCCGGCGTGATGCATTGGACATGATGCAGGAGATCCGGGGTCGGAAGATCCTCGGGGCGGTTCGGGGTATGGAGCCGGCGGATCTGGAGAGCCTGGCGCACATCCTGGTGGAGGTGGGACGATTGGGGCTCGAGGCGGAGCGTATTCTGGAGATCGATATCAATCCGTTGATTCTCTCCAAGGGCAAACCTGTGGCTGTGGACGCCTTCATTGCGCTGGGGCCATCGGGATGA
- a CDS encoding PAS domain S-box protein — protein sequence MSEKPTYEELEKRVGQLEDDLARQGEALEELKRFVERSQDVIYRFDLAARRFVLYNQAAYELYGAKDGTRPTAKTVLATIHPDDRDDVRRAAEESVTLNRTGGEVDYRQVRADGSVRWMHDRWNVVREESGRAISIEGIVRDNTERKQVEMELHRLAEAVRQASEAIVITKTDGKIEYANPAFEKITGYPLDELIGLNPRVLKSGHHDEAFYKNLWNTILQGRQWTGRIINKRKDGTLYTAECFVSPVKNEAGDIVNFVWITRDITKELELEKRLSQAQRIESIGVLAGGIAHDFNNLLFPIIGRCEMLLEDIPSNEPNHTNVEQIYRAAKRAEDLVKQILSFSRRTDHKMAPVRIQQALREALKLARSTIPSNIEIFQQIQDDCDVVMADPSQLHQIAMNLITNAYHAVEATGGTISIRLKELALTGGDLEGTSLGPGKYAVISVSDTGYGIDPAVMGRIFEPYFTTKEREKGTGLGLSVVYGIAKEYGGDIRVYSEVGKGSTFVVYLPILSDISTAVATDKAVTFETGRERILVVDDEVLIARLEKQMLERLGYHVEERTGSLEALKAFKADPDAFDLVITDMTMPNMTGDRLARELLSIKPGIPIIICTGFSEKLSEEGAKAIGIKGFLMKPMGRKDLALMVRKVLDEAYGT from the coding sequence ATGTCGGAAAAACCGACCTACGAAGAATTGGAAAAAAGAGTCGGTCAGCTTGAAGACGACTTGGCCCGGCAGGGAGAAGCGCTGGAAGAGCTGAAACGATTTGTGGAGAGATCACAGGATGTGATCTATCGCTTTGACTTGGCCGCCAGACGTTTCGTCCTATACAACCAGGCAGCCTACGAACTCTACGGTGCAAAAGACGGTACTCGGCCCACGGCAAAGACGGTTTTAGCCACCATCCATCCCGACGACCGGGACGATGTCAGAAGGGCTGCGGAAGAGTCTGTAACCCTGAATCGCACTGGAGGAGAGGTAGATTACCGCCAGGTACGCGCAGACGGATCTGTGAGATGGATGCATGACCGGTGGAATGTCGTTCGGGAAGAGTCGGGTCGGGCCATTTCCATCGAAGGCATCGTCAGGGACAATACCGAGCGCAAGCAGGTCGAGATGGAGCTGCACAGGCTGGCCGAAGCGGTTCGACAGGCGTCGGAGGCCATCGTCATCACCAAGACGGATGGCAAAATCGAGTACGCCAATCCGGCGTTCGAGAAAATCACGGGCTACCCTCTTGATGAGCTGATCGGCCTGAACCCACGAGTTCTCAAAAGCGGGCATCATGATGAGGCCTTCTATAAAAACCTATGGAACACCATTCTTCAAGGCAGGCAGTGGACCGGTCGCATCATCAACAAGCGAAAGGATGGAACCCTTTACACGGCGGAATGCTTCGTATCGCCGGTCAAAAACGAAGCCGGGGATATCGTGAATTTCGTGTGGATTACCCGCGACATCACCAAGGAGTTGGAGCTTGAAAAGCGACTGTCGCAGGCGCAACGAATCGAGTCCATTGGAGTTCTGGCGGGGGGGATTGCCCACGACTTCAATAACCTGCTTTTTCCGATTATTGGAAGATGCGAGATGCTGTTGGAGGATATCCCGTCGAATGAGCCTAATCACACCAACGTGGAGCAGATCTATAGGGCGGCAAAGCGCGCCGAGGATTTGGTTAAGCAAATCCTGTCCTTCAGCCGGCGAACGGATCACAAGATGGCGCCGGTAAGAATCCAGCAGGCTTTGCGGGAAGCCCTCAAATTGGCGCGCTCCACGATTCCTTCAAACATCGAAATCTTCCAGCAAATCCAAGACGACTGCGACGTGGTGATGGCCGATCCGTCCCAATTGCACCAGATAGCCATGAACCTGATAACGAATGCCTATCATGCGGTGGAGGCGACCGGGGGAACGATATCGATCCGGCTAAAGGAATTGGCCTTGACCGGCGGCGACTTGGAGGGTACTTCTCTCGGGCCGGGAAAGTATGCCGTGATCTCCGTGTCCGACACGGGGTACGGCATTGATCCTGCCGTGATGGGACGAATTTTTGAGCCCTATTTCACGACCAAGGAACGGGAGAAAGGAACCGGCCTCGGACTTTCGGTGGTGTACGGCATTGCAAAGGAATATGGTGGGGATATCCGTGTGTACAGTGAGGTCGGGAAAGGATCCACCTTCGTTGTGTATCTGCCCATCCTGAGTGACATCTCGACGGCCGTAGCCACCGACAAGGCGGTTACGTTTGAAACAGGAAGGGAGAGGATTCTGGTAGTCGACGACGAAGTATTGATCGCCCGGCTTGAAAAACAGATGCTCGAACGTCTCGGTTATCACGTGGAAGAGCGGACCGGCAGCCTGGAAGCGCTCAAGGCGTTCAAGGCCGATCCGGACGCGTTCGATTTGGTGATCACGGATATGACGATGCCGAATATGACGGGCGATCGGCTAGCCCGGGAACTGCTCTCGATCAAACCCGGAATTCCCATCATTATTTGTACCGGATTCAGCGAAAAGCTCAGCGAGGAAGGCGCCAAGGCCATCGGAATAAAGGGTTTCTTGATGAAGCCCATGGGCAGAAAAGATCTGGCTCTGATGGTGAGGAAGGTTCTCGATGAGGCATATGGGACTTGA
- a CDS encoding ABC transporter ATP-binding protein, whose translation MLTVRDLEAGYGAMQVLWRPSLKVVSGTVTLILGPNGVGKSTLLSAIFGSILPWGGSILYDENDITVMPTHKKVDLGLALVPEGRHLFPNMTVHENVVMGAYLKKAHGDKDANLQLVHSLFPILQLRGAQRAGSLSGGEQQMLTIARALMTKPKLIMFDEPSQGLAPLLVQEVLRAIQKMREEFGLTILLVEQNVEASLRVADYVYVMHEGAIRAEGDPRQICETQEIREAYLGM comes from the coding sequence ATGTTGACCGTACGAGACCTCGAGGCGGGTTACGGAGCCATGCAGGTGCTTTGGAGACCCAGTCTAAAGGTGGTTTCCGGCACGGTGACCCTGATTCTGGGACCGAACGGCGTGGGCAAGAGTACGCTCTTGAGCGCCATCTTCGGCTCCATCCTGCCTTGGGGAGGCTCCATCCTGTACGATGAAAACGACATCACGGTTATGCCGACCCATAAGAAGGTGGACCTGGGGCTGGCTCTGGTCCCGGAGGGGAGGCACCTGTTCCCGAACATGACCGTGCATGAGAACGTGGTCATGGGCGCCTATCTGAAAAAAGCGCATGGGGACAAAGACGCCAATCTGCAGTTGGTCCACTCGCTCTTTCCCATACTCCAGCTGCGCGGTGCGCAGCGGGCCGGATCCCTGAGCGGCGGTGAGCAACAGATGCTGACCATAGCGCGCGCGCTCATGACCAAGCCCAAGCTTATCATGTTCGACGAGCCGAGTCAGGGATTGGCTCCGTTGCTGGTCCAGGAGGTCCTTCGAGCAATCCAGAAGATGCGGGAAGAATTCGGGTTAACGATCCTCTTGGTGGAGCAGAACGTGGAAGCCTCCCTCCGCGTGGCCGACTACGTGTACGTCATGCATGAAGGCGCTATCCGCGCGGAAGGAGACCCGCGACAGATCTGCGAGACCCAGGAGATCCGAGAAGCTTACCTGGGGATGTAG
- a CDS encoding branched-chain amino acid ABC transporter ATP-binding protein/permease, whose protein sequence is MSDRIAKYYPLIPVYAVYLTLFLIGRNAPGMWQLIAMLAFYAAIGQAFNIFLGMTGYVDFGYVAFMGVGTYGMALSISHLYHIEWLGSWVVLVGFLLAAVMSTILSIFVGAVALRLRGAYFAIATIGVNEGFRYLIEGAKLWGGSEGIIFYGQLAQAVGRKTASLLSTFWADVFVFVIAGVAAFITLCYMKGKIGYALTALREDEDAAKVMGIHVTKYKIIAFITSASLAGLIGATAWGLKVTNVFPPEVFEIHYTVECIIIVLLGGAGTLLGPVVGGLIYGLTKYWLTVIIPGFQLLIFAPIIIIIIVAFPEGVIGVLARTTLFNLISGVFFPEEGRIYFEGKDITRMPPYKRAPMGLGRTFQIPRPFGSATVRENVAVGAMFGTLSGKVGVREALEIADRYVELVGLQEHRDKPAGGLTPIEKKLTEIARALAMRPKLLLMDEAMAGMHPKDIDHIVDFLKRIAEEERISIVAMVEHIMRAVVGLVQRVVVLYQGSKLVDAPTKEALENPRVVEVYLGRPPKEQSC, encoded by the coding sequence ATGAGCGACAGAATAGCGAAGTACTACCCCCTGATACCCGTCTACGCGGTCTATCTGACGTTGTTCCTAATTGGAAGGAACGCTCCGGGCATGTGGCAATTGATAGCCATGCTGGCCTTCTACGCCGCCATCGGCCAGGCGTTCAACATATTCCTGGGCATGACCGGGTACGTGGACTTCGGCTACGTGGCGTTCATGGGGGTGGGCACGTACGGGATGGCGCTGAGCATCTCCCACCTGTACCATATAGAGTGGCTGGGTAGTTGGGTCGTGCTGGTCGGCTTCCTGCTCGCCGCGGTCATGTCCACCATTCTCTCGATTTTTGTGGGCGCGGTAGCCTTGAGGCTCCGGGGCGCGTATTTCGCCATCGCCACGATCGGGGTGAACGAGGGGTTCCGGTATCTGATCGAAGGAGCCAAGCTCTGGGGCGGATCCGAAGGCATCATTTTTTACGGGCAGTTGGCGCAGGCGGTGGGTCGGAAGACCGCCAGCTTACTGTCCACCTTCTGGGCGGATGTTTTCGTCTTTGTCATAGCCGGGGTCGCCGCCTTCATCACCCTGTGTTACATGAAAGGAAAGATCGGGTACGCCCTGACTGCTCTTCGGGAGGATGAAGACGCGGCCAAGGTCATGGGTATCCATGTGACGAAGTACAAGATCATCGCCTTTATCACGAGCGCGTCCCTCGCCGGGTTGATCGGAGCGACCGCGTGGGGCTTGAAGGTCACGAACGTGTTTCCTCCGGAAGTTTTCGAAATCCATTACACCGTCGAATGCATCATCATAGTCCTGCTGGGAGGCGCCGGAACGTTGCTGGGTCCGGTTGTCGGCGGGCTTATCTATGGACTGACCAAGTACTGGCTCACCGTCATTATTCCGGGATTTCAGCTGCTCATATTTGCGCCTATCATCATTATTATTATCGTCGCGTTTCCCGAGGGAGTCATAGGCGTGCTGGCGCGGACGACCCTGTTCAATCTGATCAGCGGGGTGTTTTTCCCGGAGGAAGGGAGGATCTACTTCGAGGGGAAAGACATAACACGGATGCCTCCGTACAAGCGAGCGCCCATGGGACTCGGACGGACCTTTCAGATTCCCAGGCCCTTCGGATCCGCCACCGTCCGGGAGAATGTGGCGGTGGGAGCCATGTTCGGCACGCTCAGCGGCAAGGTTGGGGTCCGGGAGGCGCTCGAGATCGCGGATCGCTACGTCGAACTGGTGGGCCTTCAAGAGCACCGGGACAAGCCGGCGGGCGGGCTCACTCCCATCGAGAAAAAGCTCACCGAGATCGCGCGAGCCCTGGCCATGCGGCCCAAGTTGCTGCTCATGGATGAGGCCATGGCCGGGATGCATCCGAAAGACATTGACCACATCGTCGATTTTCTCAAGCGCATCGCGGAGGAGGAGCGCATCTCCATCGTGGCCATGGTCGAGCACATCATGCGGGCGGTGGTGGGTCTCGTCCAGAGGGTCGTGGTCCTGTACCAGGGGTCCAAGCTAGTGGACGCTCCTACCAAAGAGGCCTTGGAAAACCCGAGAGTCGTGGAGGTGTACTTAGGTCGTCCGCCGAAGGAGCAATCATGTTGA
- a CDS encoding branched-chain amino acid ABC transporter permease, with translation MMIGEQLAGNLIQGLFLGGIYGVATMGLSLIFGVLNVVNVGHGAFMMVGAFIALFLFNTFGLNPMLAIPVAFVVGIALGCLFYYTSIRRLIKAPELASLLATFAIGILLEELIKQIFGSEFRGYNWIVSRVDLGVTVLPMSKVYALAGSILVAIILYVWFKKTRAGTAVRSVVEDDIGASVCGVNVGWVYAMSFALGISLTVVSGVLLTMFIPVGINPYMGGTYTLKAFVVAVLGGLGSPYGAFFGGLIFGLLENGCYTLFAMIPGLEPFAMTRFFSFVMLLVILLIKPTGLMGTK, from the coding sequence ATCATGATTGGAGAACAGCTAGCTGGAAATCTCATACAGGGCTTGTTCCTCGGCGGGATTTACGGCGTGGCCACCATGGGTCTGAGCTTGATCTTCGGGGTGCTGAACGTCGTCAACGTGGGCCACGGAGCCTTTATGATGGTCGGCGCCTTCATAGCCCTCTTCCTGTTTAACACCTTCGGCCTGAACCCCATGCTCGCGATCCCCGTCGCCTTTGTCGTGGGCATCGCGCTTGGGTGCCTGTTCTATTACACTTCCATCCGAAGGCTGATCAAGGCTCCGGAGCTTGCTTCTCTTCTGGCCACCTTTGCTATCGGCATACTGCTCGAGGAGCTGATCAAACAGATCTTCGGGTCCGAGTTCCGCGGATACAACTGGATAGTGTCACGGGTCGACCTCGGTGTAACGGTGCTGCCCATGAGCAAAGTCTACGCTCTTGCCGGAAGCATCCTCGTGGCGATCATCTTGTACGTTTGGTTCAAGAAGACCCGAGCGGGGACGGCGGTGCGAAGTGTCGTCGAAGACGATATCGGGGCCAGTGTGTGCGGCGTCAACGTAGGATGGGTATATGCCATGAGCTTTGCCCTGGGAATATCCTTGACGGTCGTGAGCGGCGTCCTGCTTACGATGTTCATCCCCGTCGGCATTAACCCGTACATGGGCGGTACGTACACTCTGAAAGCATTTGTCGTTGCGGTTTTGGGGGGCCTGGGTTCTCCCTACGGCGCCTTTTTCGGGGGCTTGATTTTCGGGCTCCTGGAAAACGGCTGCTACACCTTGTTTGCGATGATACCCGGATTGGAGCCCTTTGCAATGACGCGCTTCTTTTCCTTCGTGATGTTACTCGTGATCCTCTTGATAAAGCCCACCGGGCTGATGGGGACCAAATGA
- a CDS encoding amino acid ABC transporter substrate-binding protein, translated as MKMRERFGIICLLTLSIFVSASFMASSAESRDSILVGHPECLSGKFAKAGEQAIGGVKGCIKWINEVYGGVSVGGKKLPIEYVNYDCESKKEVVTSLIERLITVDKVNFLLTPYSSPLTLAGAPVAEKYGMLYLDHGGASDRIFEQGFRYVVQTIGPGSLYHVGTLDMLRKVDPESKRLALLYKDAEFSRDVMKGAEEHAKKIGYDIVFKRTYPEGTPDLTPVLSDMKSSKPDIVIGGGHFEDGQLFARQMADLGINAKAISIVVSVTLPAFYEALGSIADGIMGPSHWEYGVKYSKEAADKAGKQWLGPSQDEFVSLFKEAVGKDLTPEYHAAEAGAAILSLVKAIEMADSLEMDKVREAFGNLAFMSFYGGWDVDETGKQVGHSMVDMQWQGGDRVIIWPPDAATGKLYYPLPSFEEKAKGKLAVPK; from the coding sequence ATGAAAATGAGAGAACGTTTTGGCATCATCTGTCTGCTCACTCTGAGCATCTTTGTTTCGGCGAGCTTCATGGCCTCCAGCGCGGAATCGCGCGACAGCATTCTCGTGGGACACCCGGAGTGTCTTTCGGGGAAGTTTGCCAAAGCCGGAGAGCAGGCCATCGGCGGCGTCAAAGGGTGTATCAAGTGGATCAACGAGGTGTACGGCGGAGTCTCGGTGGGAGGCAAGAAGCTTCCCATCGAGTACGTCAACTACGACTGTGAGTCCAAAAAGGAAGTCGTCACCAGCCTCATCGAGCGATTGATCACGGTGGACAAGGTGAACTTCCTGCTGACGCCTTACAGTTCCCCCCTGACCTTGGCCGGCGCCCCCGTGGCCGAGAAGTACGGAATGCTCTACCTGGATCACGGCGGCGCCAGCGATCGCATTTTCGAACAGGGGTTTCGGTATGTCGTTCAAACCATTGGTCCCGGAAGCCTGTATCACGTGGGCACGCTGGACATGCTGCGCAAGGTGGACCCCGAATCCAAGCGGCTGGCCCTGCTATACAAGGATGCGGAGTTTTCGAGGGATGTGATGAAAGGCGCCGAGGAACACGCCAAAAAGATCGGCTATGACATCGTGTTCAAACGGACTTACCCTGAAGGCACCCCCGACTTGACTCCCGTTCTTTCGGATATGAAGTCGAGTAAGCCGGACATCGTCATCGGTGGCGGCCACTTTGAAGACGGACAGCTGTTTGCCAGGCAGATGGCGGATCTGGGCATCAACGCCAAAGCCATCTCGATTGTGGTGAGCGTCACGTTGCCCGCGTTTTACGAGGCCCTGGGATCCATCGCGGACGGCATCATGGGACCCTCCCACTGGGAATACGGGGTGAAATATTCGAAGGAGGCCGCGGACAAAGCAGGTAAGCAGTGGCTCGGCCCCTCCCAAGACGAGTTTGTGAGTCTGTTCAAGGAAGCCGTGGGCAAAGACCTGACTCCCGAGTATCATGCGGCCGAAGCCGGCGCGGCGATCCTGTCGCTCGTTAAAGCCATCGAGATGGCGGATTCGCTCGAGATGGATAAGGTCCGGGAGGCCTTTGGAAATCTCGCGTTCATGTCGTTTTACGGCGGATGGGATGTCGATGAAACCGGAAAACAGGTCGGGCACAGCATGGTGGACATGCAGTGGCAGGGCGGCGATCGGGTCATAATATGGCCTCCGGACGCGGCCACGGGCAAGCTGTACTACCCCCTGCCCAGCTTCGAGGAAAAGGCAAAGGGCAAGTTGGCCGTACCCAAGTAG
- a CDS encoding DJ-1/PfpI family protein, whose product MKAAFVVFDRMTSLDFIGFYDPVTRLRSMRIMDDFEWRICSTARHVVDDRGLRFEADTVAESLDSYDMLFVPGGYGARNLQYDRTFIGWLKAAESARLKVSVCTGALLLGAAGFLRGRRATTHPNAYKELELYCDTVIQDRVVDEVDIITAGGVSAAIDAGLHLVQKWAGADARKQVAAQMDYPY is encoded by the coding sequence ATGAAAGCCGCGTTTGTCGTCTTCGATCGCATGACATCTCTGGATTTCATCGGATTTTACGACCCTGTAACACGTCTAAGGTCCATGAGAATCATGGACGATTTCGAATGGCGTATCTGTTCGACCGCCCGGCATGTTGTCGATGATCGGGGACTACGGTTCGAGGCGGACACCGTAGCGGAATCCCTCGATTCCTACGATATGCTGTTTGTGCCTGGCGGGTATGGCGCCAGGAACCTCCAATATGATCGCACGTTTATCGGTTGGTTGAAAGCCGCTGAATCTGCGCGACTGAAGGTATCCGTATGCACCGGCGCTCTGCTCCTGGGAGCGGCGGGCTTTCTTCGAGGACGGAGAGCGACAACGCATCCGAACGCGTACAAGGAGCTGGAACTCTACTGTGACACGGTGATTCAGGATCGAGTGGTCGATGAAGTGGACATCATCACCGCGGGCGGCGTTTCGGCCGCCATCGACGCGGGCTTGCACTTGGTGCAAAAATGGGCGGGCGCCGATGCGCGCAAGCAAGTCGCTGCACAGATGGACTACCCGTACTGA